The Pseudomonas sp. Marseille-Q3773 DNA window CACCGGCAGGAAGTTCATCAACAGCAGGCTTTGGGCATAATTCAAGCCAATTCGCCTGTATCGCTCATCCAGCAACTCCGCCAGCAAGTCCAGCCGAGCCACGATCTTGCCGAACTCCACGGCAAAACTCAGGTTGTTGCCCTCTTCCGAGATTTCGTTGGAGAACAACAGCAGCACGCCATTGGCATCCTGCCGCTGGCTCAACATCCAGGTGGCCTTCTCAATATTGCGCGCCGCGTTGTTGACGAACAGCGGGTCGATGGTATCGGTCATGTAGAACTCGGTACGGCCGCCGTGCGCGGTGATCAGCATGCTGCCGATGGCGTAGATGAAGGCACCGACCCGATCACCGCGAAACTCGGGGCTCAGGGCATAGCTCAAGGCTGCAAGGTCGCGACGGTTGCCCAGTTGCGGCAAGGGCTGGCGTTGTTCGATAGCAATACGGATCTGCCGCTCGGCAGTGGCAGCGTCCACGTAGCCGGACAGCTTCCACTGGTTGGGGTTGCGCAGGTACAGCTTGTTCATCAGCAGGTACAAGCTCTGCAGGTTGTCGCGCATGGACAGCGTGGCCATGCGGTCGACGCTGGTCTGGAACAGCTCGCTGGGCTTGCCGTTGCCAAGCTGGTTGAGCATGTCGCGTCCCTGCTGCTGGGTGCAGGCGCACAGGCATGCGAAGGTGCCTGCCAATAGCAGACGAGGGAGGAATATGGGCTTGCTTGCAACCATCGGCACCGGGTCGATATTCGGCGGCTGCACCGGGGATCAGTGTGGCCTGGCCAAGCATAGAGCCCGGAAATTGAAAAAAGTGCGGTGATTGGCGAGACAGTAAGCCGGTACCGGCCTCTTCGCGGGTAAACCCGCTCCTACAGGGTGGGAGCGGGTTCACCCGCAAAAGGCCCTCGAGGTCGATCACGGCTTCCGCTTGATTTCAACAAAGCCCAGGTAACCGCCCCATCCGCGGGCGCGCCCGCTCCTGCAGAAACAGCGGATAACTTGTTCTCAACTACATGGCCAACCCAACAACTAAGAAAAAACACTAAGTTACAAGTTTCAGAAAGTTCCTACTTATTACCAAAACAACAACACCCTGTTTATTTAAATCCCGCCGCAGCCCGCCTACCCTGCAAGTCCGCCTTCGCCATCAACCTTACCCCAAGCCCAATCTGCACCAAGACTACGGCTGATACCGGAGCAATTTTTAACAAGGTAAAACACGCCATGTACCGACAACCTGAACTGCGTTTCAGCTTCCAACCCTTGGCTGGCGATCTTCAATTTGAGGTGATTTCATTTGAACTCGATGAAGCCATCAGCACGCCATTCCAGCTGAAGCTGGAGCTGATCAGTCACGAAGATGAAGTCGACTTCGGTCAGTTGCTCGACAAGCCGGTGCTGTTCACGATCTGGCGCGGTGAGCGCCCCCTGCGCTATGTGCACGGCCTGGTCAGCAGCTTCAGCCAGGGTGAGACAGGGTTCTTTCGCACCCGTTACCGCGCCTTGGTCGAGCCCGTGCTGGCCCGCGCCGGCTTGCGTTCGAACTGGCGCATCTTCCAGCACAAGACCGTGCCGCAGATTCTTGAATTGATGCTCAAGCGCCAGGACATTGCCCGTTTCGAAATCAAGAGCATGGGCGAGCATCAGGTGCGCGAGTTCTGCGTACAGGCCGGTGAAACGGACCTCGACTTCATCGCCCGCCTGGCGGGTGAAGAGGGTTTTGTCTATCGCTTCGAGCACACGCCGAAACACCACCAGTTGGTCATCACCGACCGACTTCTGGCTCTGGGGCAGATCAGCCGAAGCGCGCTCAAGGCCGACGACGAAGATGAAGACTTCTTCGACGAAGACGACATCGGCCCCGACCAGGTACTGTACCGCGCCAACAGCGGTGGTGATCAGGCCAGGCCTTGCCTGCGCCGCCTGCGCTACAGCGAGCAGGTACGCACCGCACGACAGGTACAGCGGGACTACACCTTCACCAACCCGCAGTACCGGCAGGAACACCGCGCAGATGACAGTGGCATCGCCCATCAGTCCCGGGATTATGAGCGCTTCGACTACCCCGGCCGCTACAAGCGCGATGCGGTCGGAGTGCCCTTCACCGCCACCCGCTTGACAGCCCTGCGCCATGACGCCCGTATTGCCGAAGTCGAGGGTGACGATGTACGCCTGCAACCGGGGCTGAGCTTTACCCTCATTGACCACCCACGCAAAGACCTCAACGCACACTGGCGCGTGATGCGCGTGCATCACGAGGGGAGCCAATTCACCAGCCTGCAAGAAGAAGCTGCCGGAGCCGAACTGGGAACGCGCTACTCGCAGGAAGCCGTGCTGGTGCCCGGCCGGATCGAATGGCGACCTGCGCCGCTGGACAAACCGCGCATCGATGGCCCGCACATGGCCACCGTCGTCGGTCCACCCGGCGAGGAGATCTACTGTGACGAATGGGGACGGGTCAAGGTCAGCTTCCCCTGGGATCGCGAGAGCAGAAACAACGAGTTCAGCTCCTGCTGGGTGCGCGTATCACAAGGTTGGGCAGGCGGCAGCTGGGGCTCGATGGCTATCCCACGCATCGGCCAGGAGGTGATCATCCAGTACGTCAACGCCGACCCCGACCAGCCGATGATCACCGGGCGCACCTACTGCGGCGATCAACTGCCGCCCTACGAGCTGCCGGAACACAAGACGCGCATGACCATCAAGAGTCAGACCCACAAGGGTAATGGCTTCAACGAACTGCGTTTCGAAGATGAACTGGGTCGGCAGGAAGTGTACATGCATGCCGAAAGGAACATGAATACCAAGGTCAAACATGACCAGACCCTGAACGTCGGCAATGATCGCGCCACTGCGACAGGCCGCGACCAAACCACCAGCATTGCGCGTGACGAGACTATCGATACGGGACGTGATCGCCGCGATCATGTTCACCAGGACCGATTCACCAGCATCGACCGCAACGATATCCACTCCATTGGCAACACAAGCCGCATCACCATTGCCGCCGACCACAGCCTGAGTATCGGCGGCAATCAGTCGCTCGTCATCGAAGGTACGCGTGCCATTGAAGCCCGCACTGCACAACGCCTGTTGACCCGGTATTACATGCTTCAGGGCACGGAACGCATCCACATCCGTGGCCCGAGCGGCAAGATCATCCTCGATACCAACGGCATCACTATCGAGGCTCCGAACATCCACTTCAAAGGCAATGTCACCTACCAGACACCTGTGCAGGCCCAGGTCGAAGCCATCGAGGCCGCCATTCGAGAAGGCTCACCGCTGATTGAAGAATGCCCCTTTGCCGGGAAGGACGACGCATGAGCCTGCACCAGCAATTAAGCGAAGGCAGCCTGTACACGGGTGTCGTCAGTGCAAGCCTGTTCGTGCTTGCCGAAGCGTCGGCCAATCCGGGCCTGCTGGGCAGGCTCGAGTTTCATTCCAGCCGACACCAATGCCTATGGCACCTGGACCATCACACAGGGCTGGAGAAGCATGCGCCATTACTGTTCCAGCTGACAGCAGGCAGCGAACTGGATGCCTGGCTTGGCAGCCTGGACGGGGCCTTCGCCTGTACTGTCGCCGAGACCACACTGCCCCTCGAAGCCCTCGCGCGGCACCTGCGCCGCTTTGGCAAAGTCCAGGAAGGCCGACGTCGTTACTTCATGAGGCTTGGTGATCCTCGGTCGTTAAGCATCTACATCGGCTCATTGACGCAGCAGCCAGACACCCTGGCCCGGCTGTTCGATCACGGACGCATACGCAGACTCTACTTCCACGATTCACGAAGCGGGCTTGCACTTGGCGCACAGCCGCTGTTCGAGCAAACAGAAAGCAGCATCGAACGGGAAGGCTGCCTGGCCTGGCTGCCATTGCGCCACGAGGTCCCTGCATGAGCCTGCCAAGCCTTAATCTGGGTGCGCTGCAAGCTGCCTCGCTACGGTCCACCAACCGTCGACTGTCCCGCTTCTTGCTGGGGACGTTGGACGGTTCGATTGCGCGCTTTCATACCCGTCCCGAGGATGTTCCGCTGCTGGTAGCCAATGCGGGGGCTCTGGTCAGCAACAGGGGCTACACCTGCGGCAAGGAATACAGCTTGCTGGTGCTGAGCCATTTCTTGCTGGGTCTGGGCTGGTGGAACGACCCCGCAAGCGTATCGGTGTGGTCAA harbors:
- the tssI gene encoding type VI secretion system tip protein TssI/VgrG, whose translation is MYRQPELRFSFQPLAGDLQFEVISFELDEAISTPFQLKLELISHEDEVDFGQLLDKPVLFTIWRGERPLRYVHGLVSSFSQGETGFFRTRYRALVEPVLARAGLRSNWRIFQHKTVPQILELMLKRQDIARFEIKSMGEHQVREFCVQAGETDLDFIARLAGEEGFVYRFEHTPKHHQLVITDRLLALGQISRSALKADDEDEDFFDEDDIGPDQVLYRANSGGDQARPCLRRLRYSEQVRTARQVQRDYTFTNPQYRQEHRADDSGIAHQSRDYERFDYPGRYKRDAVGVPFTATRLTALRHDARIAEVEGDDVRLQPGLSFTLIDHPRKDLNAHWRVMRVHHEGSQFTSLQEEAAGAELGTRYSQEAVLVPGRIEWRPAPLDKPRIDGPHMATVVGPPGEEIYCDEWGRVKVSFPWDRESRNNEFSSCWVRVSQGWAGGSWGSMAIPRIGQEVIIQYVNADPDQPMITGRTYCGDQLPPYELPEHKTRMTIKSQTHKGNGFNELRFEDELGRQEVYMHAERNMNTKVKHDQTLNVGNDRATATGRDQTTSIARDETIDTGRDRRDHVHQDRFTSIDRNDIHSIGNTSRITIAADHSLSIGGNQSLVIEGTRAIEARTAQRLLTRYYMLQGTERIHIRGPSGKIILDTNGITIEAPNIHFKGNVTYQTPVQAQVEAIEAAIREGSPLIEECPFAGKDDA
- a CDS encoding DUF4123 domain-containing protein, with translation MSLHQQLSEGSLYTGVVSASLFVLAEASANPGLLGRLEFHSSRHQCLWHLDHHTGLEKHAPLLFQLTAGSELDAWLGSLDGAFACTVAETTLPLEALARHLRRFGKVQEGRRRYFMRLGDPRSLSIYIGSLTQQPDTLARLFDHGRIRRLYFHDSRSGLALGAQPLFEQTESSIEREGCLAWLPLRHEVPA